The following coding sequences are from one Pasteurellaceae bacterium RH1A window:
- a CDS encoding L-ribulose-5-phosphate 4-epimerase has protein sequence MLKELRERVLKANLELPKYGLVTFTWGNVSEIDPETRLVAIKPSGVEYDVMTADDIVIVDLDGNRVWGDKKPSSDTPTHLELYRQFPNIGGVVHTHSRHAVGWAQAGEDILALGTTQGDYFYGSVPCTRKMTPEEIAGEYELETGRVIVETFRKRNIDPNMVPGVLVHSHGPFTWGKNGHDAVHNSVVLEEVAYMNFCSKLIRPNVQSMQQELLDKHYLRKHGKNAYYGQ, from the coding sequence ATGTTAAAAGAACTAAGAGAACGGGTACTCAAGGCCAATCTTGAGCTGCCAAAATATGGCCTAGTGACCTTTACCTGGGGCAATGTGAGCGAAATCGACCCTGAAACCCGCTTGGTGGCCATTAAGCCATCCGGCGTAGAATATGATGTGATGACCGCCGACGACATCGTGATTGTCGATTTAGACGGCAACCGAGTATGGGGCGATAAGAAACCTTCATCTGACACCCCAACTCATTTAGAGCTCTACCGCCAGTTCCCAAACATCGGCGGCGTGGTGCATACCCACTCCCGCCATGCGGTGGGCTGGGCCCAGGCGGGTGAAGATATTTTGGCCCTTGGCACTACCCAGGGCGACTACTTCTACGGCTCTGTGCCCTGCACCCGTAAAATGACCCCTGAAGAAATTGCAGGCGAGTATGAATTGGAAACCGGCCGAGTGATTGTGGAAACCTTCCGTAAACGCAATATTGACCCAAATATGGTGCCGGGCGTGCTGGTTCACTCCCACGGGCCTTTCACCTGGGGTAAGAATGGCCACGATGCGGTGCATAATTCGGTGGTGCTTGAAGAAGTGGCCTATATGAACTTCTGCTCCAAACTCATTCGTCCAAATGTGCAATCTATGCAGCAAGAACTGCTCGACAAGCACTATCTGCGCAAGCATGGTAAGAATGCCTATTATGGCCAGTAG
- a CDS encoding YigZ family protein codes for MPYPQAQVVFEEEIKKSRFITYLRPTQGLEEAKAFWAEIKTLHPTARHHCWATVAGSPQDSQQYGFSDDGEPSGTAGKPMLSYLLGSGLGEVSVVVVRYYGGILLGTGGLVRAYGNGVKEALKQVEKICKILRKSYRLQCDYDQFQPLQHLFQEWQIELEEQAFGEKIDLVLGIKPDEIEDFGKVLGQRFGGKLELKTL; via the coding sequence ATACCTTATCCCCAAGCCCAGGTGGTTTTTGAAGAAGAAATCAAGAAAAGCCGCTTTATTACCTACCTCCGCCCCACCCAGGGTTTAGAAGAGGCCAAGGCCTTTTGGGCTGAAATCAAGACTCTCCACCCCACCGCCCGCCACCACTGCTGGGCAACGGTGGCCGGCTCGCCCCAAGATAGCCAACAATACGGTTTTTCCGACGACGGCGAACCCTCCGGCACGGCAGGTAAGCCCATGCTCTCTTACCTCTTGGGCAGTGGCTTGGGTGAGGTCAGTGTTGTGGTAGTGCGTTACTATGGCGGAATACTACTCGGCACTGGAGGCCTGGTACGGGCCTACGGCAACGGGGTCAAAGAAGCCTTAAAACAGGTGGAGAAAATTTGCAAAATCTTGCGAAAATCCTACCGCTTGCAGTGCGACTACGATCAGTTTCAACCCTTACAACACCTGTTCCAAGAATGGCAGATTGAGCTTGAAGAACAAGCCTTTGGGGAGAAGATTGACTTGGTTTTGGGGATTAAGCCAGATGAGATCGAGGACTTTGGGAAAGTATTGGGGCAGAGGTTTGGGGGAAAATTGGAGCTTAAAACCTTATAG
- a CDS encoding C4-dicarboxylate ABC transporter substrate-binding protein: MKKLLKLSLVASLATAAFSAQAEEQFITIGTGGQTGVYYVVGQSICQLVNRDTAKTNIKCNAPSTGASVANLNAIASQQMDMGIAQSDWQYHAYNGSSSFEGKKNEKLRAIFSIHPEPFTLMARDDSGIQSFDDLKGKRVNVGDPGSGTRATMSVILNAKGWTDKEFKVASELKPAEMASVMCDNNLDAITYNVGHPNGALKEAAASCAAHLVPITGEAIDKLVADHSYYAKAVIPGGLYAGTDNPVDTFGVYATLVTSSDVSEDKVYAVVKAVFDNFDRFKRLHPAFENLKQEDMIKNALSAPLHDGAVRYYKEKGWIK; the protein is encoded by the coding sequence ATGAAAAAATTGCTTAAACTTTCTCTTGTTGCAAGTCTTGCAACAGCGGCTTTTTCTGCCCAGGCTGAAGAACAATTTATTACCATCGGTACAGGTGGCCAAACGGGCGTTTACTATGTGGTGGGTCAGTCTATCTGCCAATTAGTTAATCGTGATACGGCCAAAACCAACATCAAATGTAATGCCCCATCAACAGGGGCGTCAGTGGCCAACCTAAACGCCATTGCCAGCCAGCAAATGGATATGGGGATTGCCCAGTCAGACTGGCAATATCATGCCTATAACGGCTCAAGCTCTTTTGAGGGCAAGAAAAACGAAAAATTACGGGCCATTTTTTCTATTCACCCAGAACCGTTTACGCTTATGGCACGGGATGATTCTGGTATCCAGTCTTTTGATGATCTGAAAGGCAAACGGGTAAACGTGGGCGACCCAGGTTCAGGCACCCGTGCCACCATGAGCGTTATCCTCAATGCCAAGGGCTGGACGGATAAAGAGTTCAAAGTGGCTTCAGAACTCAAACCAGCAGAAATGGCCTCTGTGATGTGTGATAACAACCTAGATGCCATCACCTACAACGTGGGCCACCCTAACGGCGCCTTAAAAGAAGCTGCGGCCTCTTGTGCAGCCCACCTAGTGCCAATCACCGGCGAAGCCATTGATAAATTGGTGGCCGATCACTCTTACTATGCTAAAGCGGTCATTCCAGGCGGCTTATACGCAGGCACAGACAACCCAGTGGATACCTTCGGTGTTTATGCCACCCTTGTGACCTCAAGCGATGTGTCTGAAGACAAGGTTTATGCTGTGGTGAAAGCGGTCTTTGATAACTTCGACCGCTTCAAACGCCTCCACCCAGCCTTTGAAAATCTCAAACAAGAAGATATGATCAAAAACGCCCTTTCAGCCCCACTTCATGATGGTGCGGTGCGTTACTATAAAGAAAAAGGTTGGATTAAGTAA
- a CDS encoding C4-dicarboxylate ABC transporter, which yields MAETKSVNYDDLQDMVTSNDSGGRTPFGLTKKIIVWTAILWSLFQIYYASPFPFTLQEWLRAAGFELNVVVDDTKARSIHLAFAMFLAFLSYPAFTSSPKHRVPLIDWICATVGAFLGLYYLFFYDGLVTRFGAPIMQDIIAGCVGIVLLLEATRRSLGLPLVLIAIVFLLYNFFGQYLPSSWLISHRTGSLSHIINQQWVTTEGVFGIALGVSTKYVFLFVLFGALLDKAGAGNYFIKTAFAYLGHLRGGPAKAAVVSSGLTGLISGSSIANVVTTGTFTIPMMKRVGFTNEKAGAVEVASSVNGQIMPPVMGAAAFLMIEYVNMPYSQLITHAFLPAVISYIALVYIVHLEACKMNLQGLERTDPPKPFLISLMRALATFIIICLLYFGVKFGLGWIKVVAPSHSFLIICSVLALVYVGLIYRVAQFPDLQPDDPNAQIVKLPSAKPTVNAGLHYLLPVVILLWCLMVEMLSPGLSAFWGTLTLIAIQLTQRPLLYFFRKQAVTTALFKQSFQDVLDGLETGARNMTGIGLATATAGIIVGVVALTGFGVQLSGVIEMLSMGNVLLMLVLVAIFSLILGMGLPTTANYIVVSSLMALVIVEVGKQNGLIVPLIAVHLFVFYFGIMADVTPPVGLASFAAAAISGGSPIKTGLVAFFYSLRTAILPFLFIFNTDLLLIDVGWAKGLLVFVTATIGILLFTAATMNYFLTKNKIWETLILIFAAFMLFRPGFFMDRVYPSERPVEVAQLVQELEQTPVGQNITFKVAGLNPYGKPIEFFAQLPVPEGKTGEDRLKSLGLTLLDTGEQIEIDGQMKPKVLIDMVEIDSPAAKADLNWDQTILSISLPQEAPAKEWMFIPALLLAFLVGLNQRRRAKS from the coding sequence ATGGCTGAAACAAAATCTGTTAATTATGACGACCTGCAAGATATGGTCACTTCCAATGATTCAGGTGGCCGTACCCCCTTTGGTTTGACCAAAAAAATCATTGTCTGGACGGCCATTCTCTGGTCTCTTTTTCAAATTTATTATGCCTCCCCCTTTCCCTTTACCCTGCAAGAGTGGCTGCGGGCGGCAGGCTTTGAGCTAAATGTGGTGGTGGACGACACCAAGGCTCGTTCCATTCACTTGGCCTTTGCCATGTTCCTGGCCTTCCTTTCCTACCCGGCCTTTACCAGCTCGCCCAAGCACCGTGTGCCGCTGATTGACTGGATCTGTGCCACGGTCGGGGCCTTCTTGGGGCTTTACTACCTCTTCTTCTATGATGGATTAGTGACCCGCTTCGGGGCGCCCATTATGCAGGACATTATCGCCGGCTGTGTGGGCATTGTGCTCTTATTGGAAGCCACCCGCCGCAGCTTAGGCCTGCCTTTGGTACTGATTGCCATTGTTTTCTTGCTCTATAACTTTTTCGGCCAATACCTGCCCAGCAGCTGGCTGATTAGCCATCGTACTGGCTCGTTGTCCCATATCATCAACCAGCAATGGGTGACGACTGAAGGGGTCTTTGGCATTGCCCTGGGCGTTTCAACCAAGTATGTCTTCCTCTTCGTCCTCTTTGGGGCCTTGTTAGACAAGGCGGGCGCAGGCAATTACTTTATCAAAACTGCCTTTGCCTACCTGGGCCATCTACGGGGAGGGCCAGCCAAGGCGGCAGTGGTCTCCTCGGGTTTAACTGGCTTGATTTCAGGCTCATCCATTGCCAACGTGGTCACTACCGGCACCTTCACCATTCCTATGATGAAGCGGGTGGGCTTTACCAATGAAAAAGCAGGGGCGGTGGAAGTGGCTTCCTCGGTCAATGGCCAGATTATGCCTCCCGTTATGGGGGCAGCGGCCTTTTTGATGATCGAATACGTCAATATGCCCTATAGCCAGCTCATCACCCACGCCTTCCTGCCAGCGGTGATTTCCTATATTGCTCTGGTCTATATTGTGCATTTGGAAGCCTGCAAGATGAACCTGCAAGGTTTGGAACGGACTGATCCGCCTAAGCCCTTTTTAATTAGCCTGATGCGGGCCCTTGCAACCTTTATCATCATCTGCCTGCTCTATTTCGGAGTGAAATTCGGCCTAGGCTGGATTAAGGTGGTGGCACCAAGCCATTCCTTCCTGATTATCTGCTCGGTACTGGCCTTAGTTTATGTGGGCTTGATTTACCGTGTGGCCCAGTTCCCAGACCTGCAGCCAGATGACCCCAATGCTCAAATCGTCAAACTGCCATCGGCCAAGCCAACCGTTAATGCAGGCCTCCATTACCTCCTGCCAGTGGTGATCTTGCTCTGGTGCTTGATGGTGGAAATGCTCTCTCCAGGCCTTTCAGCCTTCTGGGGCACCCTGACCCTGATTGCCATTCAACTGACCCAACGCCCTCTGCTCTACTTCTTCCGTAAGCAGGCGGTAACAACAGCTCTCTTCAAGCAGAGCTTCCAAGATGTCTTAGATGGCCTAGAAACTGGGGCCAGAAACATGACTGGTATCGGCCTAGCTACGGCTACGGCTGGCATTATCGTGGGTGTGGTTGCCCTAACAGGCTTCGGTGTTCAGCTATCAGGCGTGATCGAAATGCTCTCTATGGGCAATGTGCTGCTTATGCTGGTCTTGGTGGCCATTTTTAGCCTTATCTTGGGTATGGGCCTGCCAACCACAGCCAACTATATTGTGGTCTCCTCCCTAATGGCTTTGGTTATTGTGGAAGTCGGCAAGCAAAATGGCCTGATTGTGCCGCTGATTGCCGTTCACCTTTTTGTATTCTACTTCGGCATTATGGCCGATGTGACTCCGCCAGTGGGTTTAGCCTCCTTTGCAGCGGCGGCCATTTCAGGTGGCAGCCCGATTAAGACGGGTTTAGTGGCCTTCTTCTACAGCCTGAGAACGGCCATTCTGCCCTTCCTTTTTATCTTCAATACCGACCTGCTCCTCATTGATGTGGGCTGGGCCAAGGGCTTGCTGGTCTTTGTGACGGCAACCATCGGGATCCTGCTCTTCACAGCGGCCACCATGAACTATTTCTTAACCAAGAATAAGATCTGGGAAACCCTCATCTTAATTTTTGCGGCCTTTATGCTTTTCCGCCCAGGCTTCTTTATGGACAGGGTTTATCCAAGCGAGCGGCCGGTTGAAGTCGCCCAGCTGGTGCAAGAGTTGGAACAAACCCCTGTCGGCCAAAATATCACCTTCAAGGTGGCCGGCCTCAATCCTTACGGCAAGCCGATTGAGTTCTTCGCTCAACTACCCGTGCCAGAGGGCAAGACGGGGGAAGATCGCCTCAAGTCCTTGGGTTTAACCCTCTTGGATACGGGGGAACAAATCGAAATTGACGGCCAAATGAAACCGAAAGTCTTGATTGATATGGTGGAAATCGACTCGCCAGCCGCCAAGGCAGACCTGAACTGGGATCAAACCATTCTTAGTATCAGCCTGCCGCAAGAAGCCCCAGCTAAAGAATGGATGTTTATTCCTGCTCTCTTGTTGGCCTTCTTGGTTGGTCTCAACCAACGCCGGCGGGCAAAATCTTAA
- a CDS encoding universal stress protein UspA, translating into MYNKLLIVVDLNNPLSAKYVVDAALELTAHNPNAVYRVLTIIEPVDNSLISAFLPKNFDKSVLAEANKQLHEFTQSSFPKDAKVQHIVAYGTIYEQVNQIANDKSVDLIVMLASSKANAAGLSNNTRRVAKYSGKPVLVVR; encoded by the coding sequence ATGTACAACAAATTACTGATCGTGGTGGACTTAAACAATCCCCTCAGCGCTAAATATGTGGTGGACGCCGCCCTTGAGCTGACCGCCCACAACCCTAACGCCGTCTATCGGGTTTTGACCATTATCGAACCAGTCGATAACAGCCTGATTTCCGCCTTCCTGCCCAAGAACTTCGATAAATCGGTTCTGGCCGAGGCCAATAAACAGCTGCACGAATTCACCCAGTCCAGCTTCCCTAAAGATGCCAAGGTGCAACACATTGTGGCCTATGGCACCATTTATGAGCAGGTCAATCAAATCGCCAACGATAAATCGGTGGACTTGATTGTCATGCTGGCCAGCAGCAAGGCCAATGCCGCAGGCTTAAGCAACAACACCCGCCGAGTGGCCAAATACAGCGGCAAGCCTGTTTTGGTGGTTCGCTAA
- a CDS encoding ABC transporter substrate-binding protein has product MKLSTTLKTLLVAAVTAFGLTACGEEAAKASDSVAQIKEKGVIRIGVFGDKPPFGYVDANGKNQGFDIEIAKDLATSLLGSPDKIEFVLTEAANRVEYLKSGKVDLILANFTQTPERAEVVDFASPYMNVALGVVSPEGAVIENVEQLKGKTLLVNKGTTADAYFSKNHPDIQLLKFDQNTETFDALKDGRGVALAHDNALLWAWAKENTGYKVAIGNLGPVENIAPAVQKGNKTLLDWVNQEISNLKQNGKLAAAYDKTLAPIYGEAVKAELLAK; this is encoded by the coding sequence ATGAAACTTAGCACCACCCTCAAAACCCTCTTAGTTGCAGCTGTCACCGCCTTCGGCCTGACGGCTTGTGGGGAAGAAGCCGCTAAGGCCAGCGATTCTGTGGCTCAAATCAAGGAAAAGGGCGTGATTCGCATTGGGGTCTTTGGCGATAAACCGCCTTTTGGTTATGTGGATGCCAATGGCAAAAACCAGGGCTTTGATATTGAAATTGCCAAGGACTTGGCCACCAGCCTCTTGGGCAGCCCAGATAAGATTGAGTTTGTGCTGACGGAAGCGGCCAACCGGGTGGAATACCTCAAATCAGGCAAGGTCGATTTAATTTTGGCCAACTTCACCCAAACCCCAGAGCGGGCCGAGGTGGTGGATTTCGCCAGCCCTTATATGAACGTGGCCCTGGGCGTGGTTTCGCCTGAAGGTGCGGTGATTGAGAATGTTGAACAGCTCAAGGGCAAAACCCTTTTAGTCAATAAGGGCACAACAGCCGATGCTTATTTCAGCAAGAACCATCCTGATATTCAGTTGCTCAAGTTCGACCAAAATACCGAAACCTTTGACGCTCTCAAAGACGGCCGTGGGGTAGCTTTAGCCCACGATAATGCCCTCTTATGGGCCTGGGCCAAGGAAAACACAGGTTATAAGGTGGCCATTGGCAACCTGGGGCCAGTTGAGAACATTGCACCCGCCGTGCAAAAGGGCAACAAGACTCTCTTGGACTGGGTGAATCAAGAAATCTCAAACCTCAAACAAAATGGCAAGTTGGCTGCGGCCTATGATAAGACCCTAGCCCCAATTTATGGGGAGGCGGTTAAGGCAGAATTATTGGCCAAATAA
- a CDS encoding glutamine ABC transporter ATP-binding protein: MALLEITNLHKRYGDTIALPAFNLQLNKGEVVVLLGPSGCGKSTLLRCINGLEEKQGGSIYLEQVGEFGQEVSWEQARQKVGMVFQSYELFAHLNVIDNILLGPLQAQKRERKEVEAQADKLLERVGLLDRKTAFPRELSGGQKQRIAIVRALCMNPEIILLDEITAALDPEMVREVLDVVLELAQEGMSMLIVTHEMNFARKVADRIIFMDKGQIIEEAAPEIFFSQPQTERAKQFLQGMAY, encoded by the coding sequence ATGGCACTGCTTGAAATTACCAATCTCCACAAACGCTATGGCGACACTATCGCCCTACCTGCCTTTAACCTCCAGCTCAACAAGGGCGAGGTGGTCGTCCTTTTGGGGCCTTCGGGCTGCGGAAAATCCACCCTCCTGCGTTGCATTAACGGCCTAGAGGAAAAACAGGGTGGGTCAATTTACTTAGAACAGGTAGGCGAATTTGGCCAAGAAGTCAGCTGGGAGCAGGCCCGGCAGAAGGTGGGCATGGTCTTTCAAAGCTATGAGCTTTTTGCCCATCTGAATGTGATTGACAACATTTTGCTGGGCCCCCTTCAGGCCCAAAAACGGGAACGAAAAGAGGTGGAAGCCCAGGCAGACAAACTCTTAGAAAGGGTTGGCCTGCTGGATCGCAAAACCGCCTTTCCTCGGGAGCTATCAGGCGGACAAAAACAGCGGATAGCCATTGTCCGTGCCCTGTGTATGAACCCAGAGATTATTTTGCTAGACGAAATCACTGCCGCCCTAGACCCTGAAATGGTGCGGGAGGTGCTGGATGTGGTTTTAGAACTAGCTCAGGAAGGGATGTCCATGCTGATTGTTACCCACGAGATGAACTTCGCCCGCAAGGTGGCCGACAGGATTATCTTTATGGACAAGGGCCAAATCATCGAAGAAGCCGCCCCTGAGATCTTCTTCAGCCAACCCCAAACCGAACGGGCCAAGCAGTTTTTGCAGGGGATGGCTTATTGA
- a CDS encoding amino acid ABC transporter permease has translation MGFDWLFEGQNALRLLQGLGLTAQISFISVGISLVTGTLFGLLMRSNNKIVQLSCRIYLEIIRIVPILVWLFVLYFGLSTWTNIHLSNVWVCIWVFVLWGTAEMGDLVRGALGSIEKHQIESAKAIGLSRFQIFRFIELPQGTRRVLPPAINLFTRMIKTSSLAALIGVIEVVKVGQQIIENSLLTQPNASFYVYGLIFVLYFLICYPLSWYASRLERKWQG, from the coding sequence ATGGGCTTTGATTGGTTGTTTGAGGGGCAAAATGCCCTGCGTTTGCTCCAGGGCCTGGGCTTGACCGCCCAGATTTCCTTTATCTCGGTGGGTATTTCCCTGGTCACTGGGACGCTCTTTGGCTTATTAATGCGGTCAAATAACAAGATAGTGCAGCTAAGTTGCCGGATTTATCTGGAAATCATCCGTATTGTACCGATTTTGGTCTGGCTTTTTGTGCTCTATTTTGGCCTTTCCACCTGGACCAATATTCACCTGAGCAATGTCTGGGTCTGTATTTGGGTCTTTGTCCTCTGGGGCACGGCCGAAATGGGCGATCTGGTGCGGGGGGCCTTGGGCTCTATTGAAAAACACCAGATCGAATCGGCCAAGGCAATAGGCCTAAGCCGCTTCCAGATCTTCCGTTTTATCGAACTGCCCCAAGGCACCCGGCGGGTTCTACCTCCTGCCATCAACCTCTTTACCCGCATGATCAAGACCAGCTCCCTGGCTGCCCTGATCGGCGTGATTGAGGTGGTCAAGGTTGGCCAGCAGATTATTGAAAACTCCCTACTGACCCAGCCCAACGCCTCTTTTTATGTGTATGGCCTGATTTTTGTGCTTTATTTTCTGATTTGCTACCCTCTGTCCTGGTATGCCAGCCGCCTGGAAAGAAAATGGCAGGGGTAG
- a CDS encoding amino acid ABC transporter permease, whose amino-acid sequence MNWSYVLAASPKFLEAGWLTLQLSFWGILGASILGLLIALLTSYKFSPFLTRLSQAYIELSRNTPLLIQLFFLYYGLPKIGIKWDGFTCGIIALTFLGGSYMAEAFRAGIEAVPASQVEAGKALGLKPVQVFRFIVLPQAWAISLPAFGANVLFLIKETSVISAVAVAELMFVTKDIIGMDYKTNEALFLLLVSYLIILLPLSLLARWAENRVRRAKYGL is encoded by the coding sequence ATGAATTGGTCCTATGTCCTTGCTGCCAGCCCCAAATTTTTAGAAGCGGGCTGGCTGACCCTGCAACTGTCCTTTTGGGGGATCCTGGGGGCCAGTATCTTGGGCTTGCTCATCGCCCTGCTAACCTCTTACAAATTTTCGCCCTTTTTGACCCGCTTGTCCCAGGCCTATATTGAGCTTTCCCGCAACACGCCGCTGCTTATCCAGCTCTTCTTCCTCTATTACGGTCTGCCCAAGATCGGTATCAAGTGGGACGGCTTTACCTGTGGGATTATAGCCCTGACCTTCCTAGGTGGCAGCTATATGGCTGAAGCCTTTCGGGCTGGGATTGAGGCCGTACCTGCTAGTCAAGTCGAGGCCGGCAAGGCCCTGGGGTTGAAACCCGTTCAGGTTTTTCGCTTTATCGTCCTGCCCCAGGCTTGGGCCATTTCCCTACCTGCCTTTGGGGCTAATGTCCTCTTTCTGATTAAGGAAACCTCGGTGATTTCTGCGGTGGCGGTGGCCGAACTCATGTTTGTGACCAAGGACATCATCGGCATGGACTACAAGACCAACGAGGCTCTTTTTCTGCTCTTGGTCAGCTATCTTATCATTCTACTGCCCCTGTCCCTCCTGGCTCGCTGGGCAGAAAATCGGGTAAGGAGGGCCAAATATGGGCTTTGA
- a CDS encoding thioredoxin, giving the protein MKKSTPLVIRFLKNILVFGLLFLGLSLVMDWYRKPSAPAQLAQSVLYDLDNQPKVLAQLSHNQPMILYFWGSWCGYCDYTSPAIQSLHEDGLPVLGVALKSGSDEEVKTFLQQKGYSFASINDPDGSFSKTWNIQATPTIILLKDGQIAHHTTGLTSYWGLKARLALSQ; this is encoded by the coding sequence ATGAAGAAATCTACCCCGCTTGTTATCCGCTTTCTCAAGAATATCCTGGTCTTTGGCCTGCTCTTTTTAGGCCTATCCCTGGTTATGGACTGGTATCGCAAGCCCAGCGCCCCAGCTCAACTAGCCCAAAGCGTGCTTTATGATCTAGATAATCAACCAAAAGTGCTGGCCCAGCTTAGCCATAATCAACCCATGATCCTCTATTTTTGGGGTTCTTGGTGCGGCTACTGCGACTACACCTCTCCTGCCATTCAAAGCCTGCACGAAGATGGCCTACCTGTCTTGGGCGTGGCCCTTAAATCAGGCAGCGATGAAGAGGTGAAAACCTTCCTCCAGCAAAAGGGCTATAGTTTCGCTTCCATCAATGATCCAGACGGCTCTTTCTCCAAAACCTGGAACATTCAAGCCACCCCAACCATCATCCTCCTCAAAGACGGCCAAATCGCCCACCACACCACAGGGCTGACCTCTTATTGGGGCTTGAAGGCAAGATTGGCCTTAAGCCAATAA
- a CDS encoding DNA-binding transcriptional regulator FabR produces the protein MSSLGVRAQQKEKTRRALVDAAFNQLSAEKSFANLSLREVAREAGIAATSFYRHFKDMDELGLAMVDESGLILRQLMRQARKRIENGGSVVSTSVETFFEFIEQRPNMFRLLLRESSGTSQAFRTAASREIQHFVAELADYIALKDPNHNRELAYVQSEGMVTIVFTAGAGALDMNQTEREKLKKRVVLQLRMIARGADYYLNYHG, from the coding sequence GTGAGTAGCTTAGGGGTTCGGGCCCAGCAAAAGGAAAAAACCCGCCGGGCCCTGGTGGATGCAGCCTTCAACCAGCTTAGTGCCGAAAAGAGCTTTGCCAACCTCAGCCTACGAGAAGTGGCCCGGGAGGCCGGCATTGCCGCCACCTCATTTTATCGCCACTTTAAGGACATGGACGAACTGGGCCTGGCCATGGTGGATGAGTCTGGCCTCATTCTCCGCCAACTTATGCGTCAGGCCCGCAAGCGGATTGAAAATGGTGGCAGCGTGGTTTCCACCTCAGTTGAAACCTTCTTTGAGTTTATTGAGCAGCGGCCCAATATGTTCCGCCTCCTGCTGCGGGAAAGCTCTGGCACCTCCCAAGCCTTCCGTACCGCTGCCTCTCGGGAAATCCAGCACTTTGTGGCCGAACTGGCCGACTATATCGCCCTCAAAGACCCCAACCACAATCGGGAGCTGGCCTATGTTCAGTCAGAAGGCATGGTGACCATCGTCTTTACCGCTGGTGCTGGCGCCCTAGATATGAACCAGACCGAGCGGGAAAAACTCAAAAAACGGGTAGTGCTGCAATTACGAATGATCGCCCGAGGCGCCGATTACTACCTCAACTATCACGGCTAA
- a CDS encoding DNA-binding transcriptional regulator OxyR, whose translation MNIRDLEYLIALAEYKHFRRAADACNVSQPTLSGQIRKLEDELGTILLERTSRKVLFTQSGLMLVDQAKAVLREVKTLREMASNQGKEMSGPLHIGIIPTLGPYLSPIIIPALKEAFPELELFLYELQTPQLVMQLESGQLDCCILAFCRESEPFIEVPIFKERMQLAVSQKHPWAKRPQIDLGELKDQEMMLLDDGHCLRNQTLDYCLSVGAKENVHFRATSLETLRNMVAANAGITFMPSLASRANPNNKIEYLAFSEPQPFRSVGLVYRPGSPLRLRYERLAQAIKQIVGEEL comes from the coding sequence ATGAATATCCGTGACCTGGAATACCTAATCGCCCTGGCAGAATACAAGCATTTCCGCCGGGCGGCCGATGCCTGTAATGTCAGCCAACCCACCCTGAGCGGCCAGATCCGCAAGCTGGAAGATGAGCTGGGCACCATTTTGCTGGAACGCACCAGCCGCAAGGTGCTTTTTACGCAATCGGGGCTCATGTTGGTTGATCAGGCCAAGGCAGTCCTGCGGGAGGTCAAGACCCTGCGGGAAATGGCCAGCAACCAGGGCAAGGAAATGTCAGGCCCCCTTCATATCGGGATTATTCCCACCCTCGGCCCCTATCTCTCCCCCATTATTATTCCAGCCCTCAAGGAAGCATTCCCTGAGTTGGAACTCTTCCTCTACGAGCTACAAACCCCGCAACTGGTCATGCAGTTGGAGTCTGGCCAGCTGGACTGCTGTATCCTGGCCTTCTGCAGGGAAAGTGAGCCCTTTATCGAAGTGCCAATTTTCAAGGAGCGAATGCAACTGGCCGTAAGCCAAAAGCACCCCTGGGCCAAGCGTCCACAAATTGACCTAGGCGAGCTGAAAGATCAGGAAATGATGTTGCTAGACGATGGTCACTGCCTGCGTAACCAAACCCTGGACTACTGCCTGTCGGTGGGAGCTAAAGAAAATGTGCATTTCCGAGCTACCAGCCTGGAAACCCTCCGCAATATGGTAGCCGCCAATGCGGGTATAACCTTTATGCCTTCACTGGCCAGCCGCGCTAACCCTAATAATAAGATTGAATACCTGGCCTTTTCAGAACCTCAACCCTTCCGCTCTGTGGGCCTGGTCTATCGGCCTGGCTCCCCCCTCCGCCTGCGTTATGAACGCCTAGCCCAGGCCATCAAACAGATTGTGGGTGAAGAACTGTGA